Proteins from a genomic interval of Mycolicibacterium grossiae:
- the fadA6 gene encoding steroid 3-ketoacyl-CoA thiolase FadA6 translates to MAQEAYVVDAVRTAVGKRNGSLAGQHPVDLGATAWRGLFDRTDIDPSAVDDVIAGCVDAVGAQAGNIARLSWLAAGFPEEVPGVTVDRQCGSSQQAISFGAQAIMAGTADVIVAGGVQNMSQIPISSAMIVGEQFGYTSPTNESKSWLHRYGDQEISQFRGSELIAEKWSLSREEMEQYALTSHHRAQEAIRSGYFENEIIPVQVDGAGFVTDEGPRETSLEKMAGLKTLVEGGRLTAAMASQISDGASAVLLASEQAVKDHGLTPRARIHHISARGADPVFMLTGPIPATEYALRKTGLSIDDIDTVEINEAFAPVVMAWLKETGADPAKVNPSGGAIALGHPLGATGAKLFATMLNTLERTGGRYGLQTMCEGGGTANVTIIERL, encoded by the coding sequence ATGGCTCAGGAAGCGTACGTCGTCGACGCCGTCCGCACCGCCGTCGGAAAGCGCAACGGGTCGCTCGCAGGTCAGCACCCCGTCGACCTCGGCGCGACCGCGTGGCGTGGCCTGTTCGACCGCACCGACATCGACCCCAGCGCGGTCGACGACGTGATCGCCGGCTGCGTCGACGCGGTCGGCGCGCAGGCCGGCAACATCGCCCGGCTGTCGTGGCTCGCGGCGGGATTCCCCGAGGAGGTCCCTGGTGTCACCGTCGACCGGCAGTGCGGGTCGAGCCAGCAGGCCATCTCCTTCGGCGCGCAGGCCATCATGGCCGGCACCGCGGACGTCATCGTCGCGGGCGGCGTGCAGAACATGAGCCAGATCCCGATCAGCTCGGCGATGATCGTCGGCGAGCAGTTCGGGTACACGTCGCCCACCAACGAGTCGAAGAGCTGGCTGCACCGCTACGGCGACCAGGAGATCTCGCAGTTCCGCGGCTCCGAACTCATCGCCGAGAAGTGGAGCCTGTCGCGCGAGGAGATGGAGCAGTACGCGCTGACGAGCCACCATCGCGCGCAGGAGGCCATCCGGTCGGGGTACTTCGAGAACGAGATCATCCCCGTCCAGGTCGACGGGGCGGGCTTCGTCACCGACGAAGGGCCGCGCGAGACCTCGCTGGAGAAGATGGCCGGGCTGAAGACCCTCGTCGAGGGCGGGCGCCTCACCGCGGCGATGGCCAGCCAGATCTCCGACGGAGCCAGCGCGGTGCTGCTGGCCTCCGAGCAGGCCGTCAAGGACCACGGCCTGACGCCGCGAGCCCGCATCCACCACATCAGTGCCCGCGGTGCCGACCCGGTGTTCATGCTCACCGGTCCCATCCCGGCGACCGAGTACGCGCTGCGCAAGACCGGACTGTCGATCGACGACATCGACACCGTCGAGATCAACGAGGCCTTCGCCCCCGTCGTGATGGCGTGGCTCAAGGAGACCGGCGCCGACCCCGCCAAGGTCAACCCCTCCGGCGGCGCCATCGCGCTCGGTCACCCGCTCGGAGCGACCGGCGCCAAACTGTTCGCCACGATGCTGAACACGTTGGAGCGCACCGGCGGCCGTTACGGCCTGCAGACCATGTGCGAGGGCGGCGGCACCGCCAACGTGACGATCATCGAGCGGCTCTAG
- a CDS encoding TetR/AcrR family transcriptional regulator, which produces MFAERGLRATTVRDIADSAGILSGSLYHHFKSKEQMVEEVLRTFLDWLFDRYREIVESETDPLARVEGLFMTSFEAIEHRHAQVVIYQDEAKRLSGLPQFAFVEERNREQRTMWVDVLKQGIAEGRFRPDLDVDLVYRFIRDTTWVSVRWYQPGGPLTAEEVGRQYLAIVLGGITKGT; this is translated from the coding sequence ATGTTCGCCGAACGGGGACTTCGGGCCACCACCGTCCGCGACATCGCCGACTCCGCCGGCATCCTGTCCGGCAGTCTCTACCACCACTTCAAGTCCAAGGAGCAGATGGTCGAGGAGGTGCTGCGCACCTTCCTGGACTGGCTGTTCGACCGCTACCGCGAGATCGTCGAGTCCGAGACCGATCCGCTGGCCCGCGTCGAGGGCCTCTTCATGACGTCGTTCGAGGCCATCGAGCACCGGCACGCGCAGGTCGTCATCTACCAGGACGAGGCCAAGCGACTCTCGGGGCTGCCGCAGTTCGCGTTCGTGGAGGAGCGCAACCGCGAGCAGCGGACGATGTGGGTGGACGTCCTCAAGCAAGGCATCGCCGAAGGTCGCTTCCGGCCCGACCTCGACGTCGACCTCGTCTACCGCTTCATCCGCGACACCACGTGGGTCTCGGTGCGGTGGTATCAGCCCGGCGGACCACTCACGGCCGAAGAGGTCGGAAGGCAGTACCTCGCCATCGTGCTCGGTGGCATAACGAAAGGAACGTAG
- a CDS encoding lipoprotein, translated as MKRLVLAVCAVAVLAGCSGASNSGGATSCTEFLAMRTEDRDATVAKLLKERNGRNASTTDVINTRLRLVEACEPENRGDASIGSLS; from the coding sequence GTGAAGCGTCTCGTCCTCGCCGTCTGTGCCGTCGCGGTGCTGGCCGGGTGTTCGGGCGCCAGCAACTCCGGTGGCGCCACCTCGTGCACCGAGTTCCTGGCGATGCGCACCGAGGACCGGGACGCCACCGTCGCCAAGCTGCTCAAGGAACGCAACGGGCGCAACGCGTCGACGACCGACGTCATCAACACCCGGCTGCGTCTGGTCGAGGCCTGCGAACCCGAGAACCGAGGGGACGCGTCCATCGGCAGCCTGTCCTGA
- the ipdF gene encoding (5R,7aS)-5-hydroxy-7a-methyl-1-oxo-2,3,5,6,7,7a-hexahydro-1H-indene-carboxyl-CoA reductase — protein sequence MNLAQAPTEIEGHGLLTGKTVLVTAAAGTGIGSTTARRALLEGADVVVSDYHERRLNETRDELAGLGLGQVHAVVCDVTSTEAVDALIARSVEAAGRLDVLVNNAGLGGQTPVIDMTDDEWDRVLNVTLTSVMRATRAALRYFRDVEHGGVIVNNASVLGWRAQHSQSHYAAAKAGVMALTRCSAIEAVDYGVRINAVSPSIARHRFLEKTSSADLLDRLSEGEAFGRAAEPWEVATTIAFLASDYSSYLTGEVISVSSQRA from the coding sequence ATGAACCTCGCGCAAGCGCCCACCGAGATCGAGGGCCACGGCCTGCTGACCGGCAAGACGGTGCTCGTCACCGCCGCCGCGGGCACGGGAATCGGCTCGACGACGGCTCGCCGCGCCCTGCTCGAGGGCGCCGACGTGGTGGTGTCGGACTACCACGAGCGGCGCCTGAACGAGACCCGCGACGAGCTGGCGGGCCTGGGCCTCGGCCAGGTGCACGCCGTGGTCTGCGACGTGACCTCCACCGAGGCGGTCGACGCGCTCATCGCGCGGTCGGTCGAGGCGGCCGGGCGGCTCGACGTGCTGGTCAACAACGCCGGCCTCGGCGGGCAGACCCCGGTCATCGACATGACCGACGACGAATGGGACCGCGTCCTCAACGTCACGCTGACCTCGGTCATGCGGGCCACCCGCGCTGCCCTGCGCTACTTCCGCGACGTCGAGCACGGCGGCGTCATCGTCAACAACGCGAGCGTCTTGGGTTGGCGCGCACAGCATTCGCAGTCGCACTACGCCGCGGCCAAGGCCGGCGTGATGGCACTGACCCGGTGCAGCGCGATCGAGGCGGTCGACTACGGCGTCCGCATCAACGCCGTGTCCCCGAGCATCGCCCGGCACAGGTTCCTGGAGAAGACGTCGTCGGCCGACCTCCTGGACCGGCTGTCCGAAGGCGAGGCCTTCGGCCGGGCTGCCGAGCCGTGGGAGGTCGCCACGACGATCGCCTTCCTGGCCAGCGACTACTCCAGCTACCTGACCGGCGAGGTCATCTCCGTGTCGAGTCAGCGGGCCTGA
- the ipdE1 gene encoding acyl-CoA dehydrogenase IpdE1 — translation MVAVEEFRAEVRQWLADNLVGEFAALKGLGGPGREHEAFEERLAWNQHLAKAGLTCLGWPVEHGGRGLTVAHRVAFYEEYAKADAPDKVNHLGEELLGPTLIAYGTPEQQQRFLPKILDVTELWSQGYSEPGAGSDLANVATSAELDGDQWIINGQKVWTSLAHWAQWCFVVARTEKGSKRHAGLSFLLVPLEQPGVQIRPIIQLTGDSEFNEVFFDDARTDASLVVGEPGDGWRVAMGLLTFERGVSTLGQQIRYRRELLGLVDVARSTGVIDDPVIRERLTRSWVGLRAMRSYALATMDVDGSGRNGSGKGSSPGKDSAPGKDNVSKLLWANWHRELGEIAMDVRGMAGLVLDDGQFDEWQRLFLFSRSDTIYGGSNEIQRNIIAERVLGLPREAKG, via the coding sequence ATGGTGGCAGTCGAGGAGTTCCGGGCCGAGGTCCGCCAGTGGCTGGCCGACAACCTGGTCGGCGAATTCGCGGCGCTCAAGGGGCTCGGCGGGCCCGGGCGCGAACACGAGGCCTTCGAAGAGCGGCTGGCGTGGAACCAGCACCTGGCCAAGGCAGGGCTGACGTGCCTGGGCTGGCCCGTCGAGCACGGGGGCCGCGGCCTCACCGTCGCCCACCGCGTGGCGTTCTACGAGGAGTACGCCAAGGCCGACGCCCCGGACAAGGTCAACCACCTCGGCGAGGAACTGCTCGGCCCCACTCTGATCGCCTACGGCACACCGGAGCAGCAGCAGCGGTTCCTGCCGAAGATCCTCGACGTCACCGAGCTGTGGTCGCAGGGCTACTCCGAGCCCGGCGCCGGCAGCGACCTGGCGAACGTGGCGACGTCCGCCGAGCTGGACGGTGACCAGTGGATCATCAACGGACAGAAGGTCTGGACGTCGCTCGCGCACTGGGCGCAGTGGTGCTTCGTGGTCGCGCGCACGGAGAAGGGGTCCAAGCGGCACGCCGGGCTGTCCTTCCTGCTGGTGCCGCTGGAGCAGCCGGGCGTGCAGATCCGGCCGATCATCCAGCTCACCGGTGACTCGGAGTTCAACGAGGTCTTCTTCGACGACGCCCGCACCGATGCCTCGCTGGTGGTGGGCGAACCCGGTGACGGCTGGCGGGTCGCCATGGGCCTGCTGACCTTCGAGCGCGGGGTGTCGACGCTGGGCCAGCAGATCCGCTACCGCCGCGAACTGCTCGGCCTGGTGGACGTGGCCCGGAGCACCGGCGTGATCGACGACCCGGTGATCCGCGAGCGTCTCACCCGATCCTGGGTCGGCCTGCGGGCGATGCGGTCCTACGCGCTGGCGACGATGGACGTCGACGGGTCCGGACGGAACGGCTCGGGCAAGGGCAGTTCCCCGGGCAAGGACAGCGCCCCGGGCAAGGACAACGTATCGAAGCTGTTGTGGGCCAACTGGCATCGCGAACTCGGCGAGATCGCGATGGACGTCCGGGGGATGGCCGGACTGGTGCTCGACGACGGGCAGTTCGACGAGTGGCAGCGGCTGTTCCTGTTCTCCCGCTCGGACACCATCTACGGCGGCTCCAACGAGATCCAGCGGAACATCATCGCCGAGCGCGTGCTCGGCCTGCCCCGAGAGGCCAAGGGATGA
- the fadD3 gene encoding 3-((3aS,4S,7aS)-7a-methyl-1,5-dioxo-octahydro-1H-inden-4-yl)propanoate--CoA ligase FadD3 — MTTPQGLVRADSEASRPRTIPGMLDWIAERFADHDAVVTESRTLTYAALRDEVRRAAAALIAHDVRAGDRVAIWSPNTWHWVVAALATTYAGAVVVPLNTRYTASEATDILARTEAPVLFGMGRFLGASRVDDLSRAALPALRHVVRVPIEDDDAAAEASWGEFVARGIDLDAADARAAAVMPDDVADILFTSGTTGRSKGVLCAHRQSLEAPAAWAACGQLTSADRYLCINPFFHNFGYKAGILACLQQAATLVPQLVFDPERAMRAVAEHRITVLPGPPTIYQTLLDHPRRGEHDLTSLRFAVTGAATIPVVLIERMQSELDIDIVLTAYGLTEAAGFGTMCRADDDAVTVATTSGRPIAGFDLRIDAAAGSDTGEVLLRGPNVMLGYLDDPAATAAAIDADGWLHTGDIGSVDEAGNLRITDRLKDMYICGGFNVYPAEIEQVLARLDGVAEVAVIGVPDERLGEVGKAFVVAKSGADLDEAAVIGFARTHLANFKAPRTVAFLDALPRNPGGKVVKPQLREMN, encoded by the coding sequence ATGACGACGCCCCAGGGGCTGGTGCGCGCGGACTCCGAGGCGTCGCGGCCGAGGACCATCCCGGGGATGCTCGACTGGATCGCCGAACGCTTCGCCGACCACGATGCCGTCGTCACCGAGAGCCGCACTCTCACCTACGCCGCACTGCGCGACGAGGTCCGGCGGGCGGCGGCGGCCCTGATCGCCCACGACGTGCGCGCAGGTGACCGGGTGGCCATCTGGTCGCCCAACACCTGGCACTGGGTGGTCGCCGCGCTGGCCACCACCTACGCCGGCGCCGTCGTCGTCCCGCTCAACACCCGGTACACCGCCAGCGAGGCCACCGACATCCTGGCGCGCACCGAGGCGCCGGTGCTGTTCGGCATGGGCCGCTTCCTCGGCGCCTCTCGCGTCGACGACCTGAGCCGCGCCGCCCTTCCCGCGCTGCGGCACGTCGTCCGCGTCCCGATCGAGGACGACGACGCCGCGGCCGAGGCGTCGTGGGGCGAGTTCGTCGCGCGTGGCATCGATCTCGATGCCGCCGATGCCCGCGCGGCCGCCGTGATGCCCGACGACGTCGCCGACATCCTCTTCACCTCCGGCACGACGGGCCGCAGCAAGGGCGTGCTGTGCGCCCACCGGCAGTCCCTGGAAGCGCCGGCGGCCTGGGCGGCGTGCGGGCAGCTGACCAGCGCCGACCGCTACCTCTGCATCAACCCGTTCTTCCACAACTTCGGCTACAAGGCCGGCATCCTCGCCTGCCTGCAGCAGGCCGCGACCCTCGTCCCGCAACTCGTCTTCGATCCCGAGCGGGCGATGCGCGCGGTCGCCGAACACCGCATCACCGTGCTGCCCGGGCCACCGACCATCTACCAGACGCTGCTCGATCACCCCCGCCGCGGCGAGCACGACCTGACGTCGCTGCGCTTCGCGGTCACCGGTGCCGCGACGATCCCCGTCGTGCTGATCGAACGGATGCAGTCCGAACTCGACATCGACATCGTGCTCACGGCCTACGGGCTCACCGAGGCAGCGGGTTTCGGCACGATGTGCCGGGCCGACGACGACGCCGTCACCGTCGCGACCACCAGCGGCAGGCCCATCGCCGGATTCGACCTGCGGATCGACGCCGCGGCGGGTTCCGACACCGGTGAAGTGCTGCTGCGCGGACCCAACGTGATGCTCGGCTACCTCGACGACCCGGCGGCCACCGCCGCCGCGATCGACGCCGACGGATGGCTGCACACCGGCGACATCGGCAGCGTGGACGAGGCGGGCAATCTGCGGATCACCGACCGCCTCAAGGACATGTACATCTGCGGCGGCTTCAACGTCTACCCCGCCGAGATCGAGCAGGTGCTCGCCCGGCTCGACGGCGTCGCCGAGGTGGCGGTGATCGGCGTGCCCGACGAACGACTCGGCGAGGTCGGCAAGGCCTTCGTCGTCGCCAAGTCCGGCGCAGACCTCGACGAGGCCGCGGTGATCGGGTTCGCCCGTACCCACCTGGCCAACTTCAAGGCGCCCCGCACGGTGGCGTTCCTCGACGCCCTGCCCCGCAATCCCGGTGGCAAAGTCGTCAAACCTCAACTGCGAGAGATGAACTGA
- a CDS encoding acyl-CoA dehydrogenase family protein encodes MDLTIDDETEEFRAEVRDFLRANTGHFPTKSYDTAEGFAQHRAWDKVLYDAGLSVIAWPKEYGGRDATLLQWVVFEEEYFRAGAPGRASANGTSMLAPTLFAHGTPEQQARILPKMASGEEIWAQAWSEPESGSDLASLRSTATRTDGGWRLNGQKIWSSRAVFGERAFGLFRSDPEAQRHKGLTYVMFDLHAEGVTVRPIEQLGGDTGFGEVFLDDVFVPDEDVIGGVHDGWRAAMSTSSNERGMSLRSPARFLAPAERLVAAWAEQRDPAYAERVADAWIKAQAYRLHTFGTVSRLARGGELGAESSVTKVFWSDLDVALHQTALDLRGADAEVKDRWTEGLLFALGGPIYAGTNEIQRNIIAERLLGLPREAK; translated from the coding sequence ATGGACCTCACGATCGACGACGAGACCGAGGAGTTCCGGGCGGAGGTCCGCGACTTCCTGCGGGCCAACACCGGGCACTTCCCGACGAAGTCCTACGACACCGCCGAGGGCTTCGCGCAGCACCGCGCCTGGGACAAGGTGCTCTACGACGCCGGCCTGTCGGTGATCGCCTGGCCGAAGGAGTACGGCGGCCGCGACGCCACGCTGCTGCAGTGGGTGGTGTTCGAGGAGGAGTACTTCCGGGCAGGCGCCCCGGGCCGGGCGAGCGCCAACGGCACCTCGATGCTGGCACCGACGCTGTTCGCCCACGGCACTCCCGAGCAGCAGGCGCGCATCCTGCCGAAGATGGCCAGCGGCGAGGAGATCTGGGCGCAGGCGTGGTCGGAACCCGAGTCCGGCAGTGACCTCGCGTCGCTGCGCTCCACCGCGACGCGCACCGACGGCGGCTGGCGGCTCAACGGGCAGAAGATCTGGAGTTCGCGAGCGGTGTTCGGCGAGCGAGCCTTCGGGCTGTTCCGCTCCGATCCCGAGGCGCAGCGGCACAAGGGTCTGACCTACGTCATGTTCGACCTGCACGCCGAGGGCGTCACCGTGCGGCCCATCGAACAGCTCGGCGGTGACACCGGATTCGGCGAGGTGTTCCTCGACGACGTCTTCGTCCCGGACGAGGACGTGATTGGCGGCGTGCACGACGGCTGGCGGGCGGCGATGAGCACGTCGAGCAACGAGCGCGGTATGTCGTTGCGCAGCCCGGCGCGGTTCCTCGCCCCGGCCGAGCGGCTCGTCGCGGCGTGGGCGGAGCAGCGCGATCCGGCGTACGCCGAGCGAGTGGCCGACGCCTGGATCAAGGCGCAGGCCTACCGGCTGCACACCTTCGGCACGGTGTCGCGGCTGGCCCGCGGTGGTGAACTCGGTGCGGAATCGTCGGTCACCAAGGTGTTCTGGTCCGACCTCGACGTTGCGCTGCACCAGACCGCCCTGGATCTCCGCGGCGCCGACGCCGAGGTCAAGGACCGCTGGACCGAGGGGCTGCTGTTCGCACTCGGTGGCCCGATCTACGCCGGCACGAATGAGATTCAGCGCAACATCATCGCCGAACGGTTGCTCGGCCTGCCGCGGGAGGCGAAGTGA
- a CDS encoding acyl-CoA dehydrogenase family protein produces the protein MNFELDESQRDFAASIDAALGAAKVPAAVRAWAKGNPEPGRTVWTTLAELGVTALAVPEEFDGIGAHPVDLVVAVERLGYWAVPGPVAESVAVAPVLLAADERVAGLASGELLATVAQPPLVPRAVDADRADLILLAGDGDVRDGTAGEVHASVDPARTLVDVTAAGDARPADASRAFEFGALATAAQLVGAGQAMLDASVAYAKQRTQFGRVIGSYQAIKHALADVLIAVELARPLLYAAALSLAEDSPDAARDVSAAKVAAADAALLAARTSLQTHGAIGYTQEHDLSLLLVRVQALRSAWGDPTWHRTRVLEVLAS, from the coding sequence GTGAACTTCGAACTGGACGAATCGCAGCGCGACTTCGCCGCCAGCATCGACGCGGCCCTCGGGGCGGCGAAGGTGCCCGCGGCGGTGCGCGCCTGGGCCAAGGGCAACCCCGAGCCGGGCCGCACGGTGTGGACCACCCTCGCCGAGCTGGGCGTGACGGCGCTGGCCGTACCCGAGGAGTTCGACGGGATCGGCGCGCACCCGGTGGACCTGGTGGTGGCGGTCGAGCGCTTGGGCTACTGGGCCGTCCCCGGCCCGGTGGCCGAGTCCGTCGCCGTCGCCCCGGTCCTGCTGGCCGCCGACGAGCGGGTCGCGGGGCTGGCGTCCGGGGAGCTGCTGGCGACCGTGGCACAGCCGCCGCTCGTCCCGCGCGCCGTCGACGCCGACCGGGCGGACCTGATCTTGCTGGCCGGTGACGGCGACGTGCGCGACGGCACGGCCGGCGAGGTGCACGCGTCGGTGGATCCGGCGCGCACCCTCGTCGACGTCACGGCCGCCGGCGACGCCCGCCCGGCGGATGCGTCGAGGGCGTTCGAGTTCGGCGCGCTGGCCACCGCGGCGCAGCTAGTGGGCGCGGGCCAGGCGATGCTCGACGCGTCGGTCGCCTACGCCAAGCAGCGCACGCAGTTCGGCCGGGTCATCGGCTCGTACCAGGCCATCAAGCACGCGCTGGCCGACGTGCTCATCGCCGTCGAGCTGGCCCGGCCGCTGCTGTACGCCGCCGCGCTGTCGCTGGCCGAGGATTCGCCGGACGCCGCGCGCGACGTCAGCGCTGCGAAGGTCGCCGCGGCCGACGCCGCCCTGCTGGCGGCCCGGACCTCGCTGCAGACCCACGGGGCGATCGGCTACACCCAGGAGCACGACCTCTCGCTGCTCTTGGTGCGCGTGCAGGCGCTGCGCTCGGCATGGGGCGACCCGACGTGGCACCGCACCCGGGTGCTGGAGGTGCTGGCGTCGTGA
- the ipdE2 gene encoding acyl-CoA dehydrogenase IpdE2 has protein sequence MTASDERNLLRETVSALVERHASPEAVRAAMDSERGYDEKLWTLLCEQVGAAALVVPEDLGGAGGALGDAAVVLEVLARNLVPTPLLGTTLAELALLAADAPDEEVLGALAEGASIGTVVFDPGFVVNGDVADVVIGTDGATTTRATTFDARPLVAMDPTRRLAAVEVTASEPLGPDPGLADLAAILVAAEQVGAASRCLDLTVAYTKDRVQFGRPIGSFQALKHRMADMYVVVQSARALVDDAIADPSPTSAALARVTASEAFTAVAAEAVQMHGGIAITWEHDMQLYFKRAHGSAQLLGPPREHLRRLEAELL, from the coding sequence GTGACCGCGAGTGACGAGCGGAATTTGTTGCGCGAGACGGTGTCCGCTCTCGTCGAACGGCATGCGTCACCCGAGGCGGTCCGCGCGGCGATGGACTCCGAGCGCGGATACGACGAGAAGCTGTGGACGCTGCTGTGCGAGCAGGTCGGCGCGGCCGCGCTGGTGGTGCCCGAGGACCTGGGCGGCGCGGGCGGCGCGCTGGGTGACGCCGCGGTGGTGCTCGAGGTGCTGGCCCGGAACCTGGTGCCGACTCCGCTGCTCGGCACCACGCTCGCCGAACTGGCGCTGCTCGCCGCCGACGCCCCCGACGAGGAGGTCCTCGGGGCGCTGGCGGAGGGCGCCTCGATCGGGACGGTGGTCTTCGATCCCGGCTTCGTGGTCAACGGCGACGTAGCCGACGTGGTCATCGGCACCGACGGCGCGACCACCACCCGGGCGACGACCTTCGACGCGCGGCCCCTGGTCGCGATGGACCCGACCCGCCGGCTCGCCGCGGTCGAGGTGACGGCGTCCGAGCCGCTCGGGCCCGACCCGGGGCTGGCCGATCTGGCCGCCATCCTCGTCGCAGCCGAACAGGTCGGCGCCGCGAGCCGCTGCCTGGACCTGACCGTCGCCTACACCAAGGACCGCGTGCAGTTCGGTCGGCCGATCGGCAGCTTCCAGGCGCTCAAGCACCGGATGGCGGACATGTACGTCGTCGTGCAGTCGGCGCGTGCGCTCGTCGACGACGCGATCGCGGACCCGTCGCCGACGTCGGCGGCCCTGGCGCGCGTGACGGCGTCCGAGGCGTTCACCGCGGTGGCCGCCGAGGCCGTGCAGATGCACGGCGGCATCGCCATCACGTGGGAGCACGACATGCAGCTCTACTTCAAGCGCGCGCACGGCAGCGCGCAGCTGCTCGGGCCACCGCGCGAGCATTTGCGCCGGCTCGAGGCCGAACTGCTCTAG
- a CDS encoding isochorismatase family protein, which produces MTTLENRTDSALLVVDVQVGVVAEAHERDAVVATIDRLVERARIQGVPVVWVRHADERLAKGSDAWQIVPELVPADGEPVVDKRYGDAFEDTALEAELARRRIGRLVIAGACTDQCVRSTLHGGFTRGYDVTLVTDAHTTTDLTAWGAPSPERVIAHTNLYWSHQAAPGRTAEAVTADAVSLRTP; this is translated from the coding sequence ATGACCACGTTGGAGAACCGGACCGACAGCGCCCTGCTCGTCGTCGACGTCCAGGTGGGTGTCGTCGCCGAGGCCCACGAACGCGACGCCGTCGTCGCCACCATCGACCGCCTCGTCGAGCGCGCCCGCATCCAGGGCGTCCCCGTGGTGTGGGTGCGCCACGCCGACGAGCGACTGGCTAAGGGCAGCGACGCGTGGCAGATCGTGCCCGAACTCGTCCCCGCCGACGGCGAGCCGGTGGTCGACAAGCGCTACGGCGACGCGTTCGAGGACACGGCGCTGGAGGCCGAGCTGGCCCGGCGCCGCATCGGGCGGCTGGTGATCGCCGGTGCCTGCACCGACCAGTGCGTGCGAAGTACCCTGCACGGCGGCTTCACCCGCGGTTACGACGTCACGCTCGTCACCGACGCGCACACCACCACCGACCTCACCGCATGGGGTGCGCCGTCACCGGAACGGGTCATCGCCCACACCAACCTCTACTGGTCCCACCAGGCCGCGCCGGGCCGTACCGCCGAGGCCGTCACCGCCGACGCGGTGTCGCTGCGCACGCCCTAG
- a CDS encoding pyridoxal phosphate-dependent aminotransferase, whose translation MNDHVSVRAGIPPFYVMDVWLAAAERQRSHGDLVNLSAGQPSAKAPAPVRAAAAAALAEDNLGYTVALGIPELREGIAASYGTRYGVAVEPDDVVITTGSTGGFLLAFLAAFDAGDRVAVTSPGYPCYRNILSALGCEVVEVPCGPDTRFQPTVEMLEALDPPVRGVVIASPANPTGTVLPPAQLAAIAAWCERTGVRLVSDEIYHGLVYPGAPQTSCAWETSRDAIVVNSFSKYFAMTGWRLGWLLVPRPLLRAVDRLTGNFSICPPTLPQKAAVAAFDAAAITEADALVGDYAVNRELLLNGLPEIGLPRLAPADGAFYVYADVSDFSTDSLAFCAKLLRDTGVAIAPGVDFDTVAGGAYVRLSFAGAATDVTEALRRMGPWLASHG comes from the coding sequence GTGAACGATCACGTGAGCGTGCGTGCCGGCATCCCGCCGTTCTACGTGATGGACGTGTGGCTGGCCGCCGCCGAACGGCAGCGCTCGCACGGCGACCTCGTCAACCTGTCGGCCGGCCAGCCGAGCGCGAAGGCGCCGGCCCCGGTGCGCGCCGCGGCCGCCGCGGCTCTGGCCGAGGACAATCTTGGCTACACCGTCGCCCTGGGCATCCCGGAACTGCGCGAGGGCATCGCCGCGTCGTACGGCACCCGGTACGGCGTCGCCGTCGAGCCCGACGACGTGGTGATCACCACCGGCTCGACGGGCGGCTTCCTGCTGGCGTTCCTCGCGGCATTCGATGCCGGCGACCGCGTGGCCGTCACCAGCCCGGGTTATCCCTGCTACCGCAACATCCTCTCGGCGTTGGGCTGCGAGGTGGTCGAGGTGCCGTGCGGCCCCGACACCCGCTTCCAGCCGACCGTCGAGATGCTCGAGGCCCTCGACCCGCCGGTGCGCGGCGTGGTGATCGCCAGCCCGGCCAATCCGACCGGCACCGTGCTGCCGCCCGCGCAGCTGGCGGCCATCGCGGCGTGGTGCGAGCGGACCGGCGTGCGGCTGGTCAGCGACGAGATCTACCACGGACTGGTGTATCCCGGTGCGCCGCAGACCAGTTGCGCGTGGGAGACGTCGCGGGACGCCATCGTCGTGAACAGCTTCTCGAAGTACTTCGCGATGACGGGGTGGCGGCTGGGCTGGCTCCTGGTGCCGCGGCCGCTGCTGCGCGCCGTGGACCGGCTGACCGGCAACTTCTCGATCTGCCCGCCGACGCTGCCGCAGAAGGCCGCCGTCGCGGCGTTCGACGCGGCGGCCATCACCGAGGCCGACGCGCTCGTCGGCGACTACGCGGTCAACCGCGAACTACTGCTGAACGGTCTGCCGGAGATCGGGCTGCCGCGCCTGGCGCCCGCCGACGGCGCGTTCTACGTCTACGCCGATGTCTCCGACTTCTCCACCGATTCACTCGCGTTCTGCGCGAAGCTGTTGCGCGACACGGGCGTCGCGATCGCGCCGGGTGTCGACTTCGACACCGTGGCGGGCGGGGCCTACGTCCGACTGTCGTTCGCCGGGGCCGCCACCGACGTCACCGAGGCGCTGCGTCGGATGGGTCCCTGGCTGGCGAGCCACGGCTGA